A region from the Biomphalaria glabrata chromosome 14, xgBioGlab47.1, whole genome shotgun sequence genome encodes:
- the LOC106065725 gene encoding uncharacterized protein LOC106065725 isoform X1: MRTSALNLFLLCLPVAVYTASITLKQRHTKSQCDKGRKHFQDDIVFDGLVDTRPGNRSDLGYVLVAFYDIDIDLVRVVRVNLDECDGYTEIDSMHYCKPTSINGVYSIVHNSTAYLVNNGLSIRMSYLSDAETIKTERLDFPKAINRLSVHLTINDISVPLTVCNISDIVKGDVIKFCCHLEPATCNVSIIANFTKVISNKICVQLKSKYLQSTHLSVGYTYCQETKWIKCHFQPINYDDVIKVPPYYHENSLTQCDAGLKAGTDKLVMYGLLDINRLPYSESHKINVYVELTGEKKGTTLMLPTVHILECTSSTHNDEQTGCHELKWDGFYRIFLNITVDSSFNGSNVYMTYFTTDLNKFYLESPKVAIPSVIDTSSDILEINGETSVLNSCNEESIIKDKAINICCLSSPATCHVSMVLNNTDQISGTGCIEYSSNNIPFSTLQINYVVCGERKSITCNLPQKKADTDEEEIIETESKDTTRSSFHNEAAIILLTVMTCLMVFILLANRNNQGRVIRDVPRT, from the exons ATGAGAACGTCGGCTTTGAACCTATTTCTATTATGTCTGCCAG TTGCCGTTTACACTGCTTCTATCACACTGAAACAAAGACACACCAAGTCCCAGTGTGACAAGGGCCGGAAACACTTCCAAGATGATATTGTCTTTGACGGACTCGTAGACACTCGGCCTGGCAACAGATCGGACTTAGGTTACGTGTTAGTTGCCTTTTATGACATTGACATTGACCTTGTCAGA GTTGTTAGAGTAAACCTAGACGAGTGCGATGGTTATACGGAGATCGACAGTATGCATTACTGTAAGCCCACAAGCATAAATGGCGTCTACTCTATCGTGCACAACTCAACAGCTTATCTTGTTAACAATGGCTTAAGTATCAGAATGTCTTACTTGAGTGATGCTGAAACAATAAAAACGGAGAGATTGGATTTTCCTAAAGCAATCA ATCGACTCTCTGTGCATCTTACAATTAACGACATTAGCGTCCCCTTAACTGTTTGCAATATAAGTGATATCGTGAAGGGTGACGTCATCAAGTTCTGCTGTCATCTAGAACCAGCGACTTGCAATGTCTCCATCATTGCCAACTTTACCAAAGTTATATCCAACAAAATCTGCGTACAGCTTAAAAGTAAATATCTTCAAAGCACACATCTTTCTGTTGGCTATACCTACTGTCAAGAGACAAAGTGGATAAAGTGTCACTTTCAACCAA TTAATTATGATGACGTGATAAAAGTTCCACCGTACTACCACGAGAACAGTTTAACGCAATGCGATGCAGGTCTAAAGGCTGGAACAGACAAGCTGGTTATGTACGGGCTTTTAGATATAAACAGACTGCCCTATTCTGAAAGCCATAAGATAAATGTTTATGTTGAGTTAACAGGCGAGAAGAAAGGTACTACGTTAATG ttgcCTACTGTGCACATTTTAGAGTGCACTTCTAGTACCCACAATGATGAACAGACAGGATGCCACGAATTGAAATGGGATGGTTTCTACCGGATTTTTCTTAATATCACAGTTGACAGTAGTTTCAATGGGTCAAATGTTTATATGACTTACTTTACCACAGACTTGAACAAGTTTTATCTAGAGAGTCCAAAAGTAGCCATTCCAAGTGTAATTG ACACGTCCTCTGATATTTTGGAAATTAATGGTGAAACAAGTGTATTAAATAGCTGTAACGAGGAATCAATAATCAAAGACAAAGCTATCAATATTTGCTGCCTCTCTAGTCCAGCTACATGTCATGTGTCCATGGTACTCAACAACACAGACCAAATCTCGGGAACAGGATGCATTGAATATTCCAGCAACAACATTCCATTTTCAACTTTACAGATCAACTACGTAGTTTGTGGAGAGCGGAAGTCAATCACATGTAACTTACCTCAAA AAAAAGCAGACACGGACGAAGAAGAAATCATAGAGACGGAGTCCAAAGATACTACAAGGAGTTCGTTCCATAATGAAGCTGCTATTATACTTCTTACAGTTATGACCTGCCTAATGgtctttattttattag CTAATAGGAATAACCAAGGAAGAGTTATCAG agATGTGCCTCGAACATAA
- the LOC106065725 gene encoding uncharacterized protein LOC106065725 isoform X2, translating to MRTSALNLFLLCLPVAVYTASITLKQRHTKSQCDKGRKHFQDDIVFDGLVDTRPGNRSDLGYVLVAFYDIDIDLVRVVRVNLDECDGYTEIDSMHYCKPTSINGVYSIVHNSTAYLVNNGLSIRMSYLSDAETIKTERLDFPKAINRLSVHLTINDISVPLTVCNISDIVKGDVIKFCCHLEPATCNVSIIANFTKVISNKICVQLKSKYLQSTHLSVGYTYCQETKWIKCHFQPINYDDVIKVPPYYHENSLTQCDAGLKAGTDKLVMYGLLDINRLPYSESHKINVYVELTGEKKGTTLMLPTVHILECTSSTHNDEQTGCHELKWDGFYRIFLNITVDSSFNGSNVYMTYFTTDLNKFYLESPKVAIPSVIDTSSDILEINGETSVLNSCNEESIIKDKAINICCLSSPATCHVSMVLNNTDQISGTGCIEYSSNNIPFSTLQINYVVCGERKSITCNLPQTNRNNQGRVIRDVPRT from the exons ATGAGAACGTCGGCTTTGAACCTATTTCTATTATGTCTGCCAG TTGCCGTTTACACTGCTTCTATCACACTGAAACAAAGACACACCAAGTCCCAGTGTGACAAGGGCCGGAAACACTTCCAAGATGATATTGTCTTTGACGGACTCGTAGACACTCGGCCTGGCAACAGATCGGACTTAGGTTACGTGTTAGTTGCCTTTTATGACATTGACATTGACCTTGTCAGA GTTGTTAGAGTAAACCTAGACGAGTGCGATGGTTATACGGAGATCGACAGTATGCATTACTGTAAGCCCACAAGCATAAATGGCGTCTACTCTATCGTGCACAACTCAACAGCTTATCTTGTTAACAATGGCTTAAGTATCAGAATGTCTTACTTGAGTGATGCTGAAACAATAAAAACGGAGAGATTGGATTTTCCTAAAGCAATCA ATCGACTCTCTGTGCATCTTACAATTAACGACATTAGCGTCCCCTTAACTGTTTGCAATATAAGTGATATCGTGAAGGGTGACGTCATCAAGTTCTGCTGTCATCTAGAACCAGCGACTTGCAATGTCTCCATCATTGCCAACTTTACCAAAGTTATATCCAACAAAATCTGCGTACAGCTTAAAAGTAAATATCTTCAAAGCACACATCTTTCTGTTGGCTATACCTACTGTCAAGAGACAAAGTGGATAAAGTGTCACTTTCAACCAA TTAATTATGATGACGTGATAAAAGTTCCACCGTACTACCACGAGAACAGTTTAACGCAATGCGATGCAGGTCTAAAGGCTGGAACAGACAAGCTGGTTATGTACGGGCTTTTAGATATAAACAGACTGCCCTATTCTGAAAGCCATAAGATAAATGTTTATGTTGAGTTAACAGGCGAGAAGAAAGGTACTACGTTAATG ttgcCTACTGTGCACATTTTAGAGTGCACTTCTAGTACCCACAATGATGAACAGACAGGATGCCACGAATTGAAATGGGATGGTTTCTACCGGATTTTTCTTAATATCACAGTTGACAGTAGTTTCAATGGGTCAAATGTTTATATGACTTACTTTACCACAGACTTGAACAAGTTTTATCTAGAGAGTCCAAAAGTAGCCATTCCAAGTGTAATTG ACACGTCCTCTGATATTTTGGAAATTAATGGTGAAACAAGTGTATTAAATAGCTGTAACGAGGAATCAATAATCAAAGACAAAGCTATCAATATTTGCTGCCTCTCTAGTCCAGCTACATGTCATGTGTCCATGGTACTCAACAACACAGACCAAATCTCGGGAACAGGATGCATTGAATATTCCAGCAACAACATTCCATTTTCAACTTTACAGATCAACTACGTAGTTTGTGGAGAGCGGAAGTCAATCACATGTAACTTACCTCAAA CTAATAGGAATAACCAAGGAAGAGTTATCAG agATGTGCCTCGAACATAA